Proteins encoded by one window of Cylindrospermum stagnale PCC 7417:
- a CDS encoding tetratricopeptide repeat protein: protein MLQDSQELEITTDSLEAVTAVNRFVDELLGVGNDAQVILKAVEADPACVIANAQVVAFYLFSGKADALKLATPYLDAANKNLAQANEREKLFVRAIDAWAIRDLQQAIAIHQTISDRYPRDLASVHICQYHQRNIGNSQGLLQIAEKVFPANRENPYMYGILAFGLEECHRLVEAEAAGRQAVEMKRHHPWAHHAVAHVLETQGRLEEGIAWMESLADTWENTDLAFYTHLWWHTALYHLDADNFHQAVEIYDQHIWGRANKDAAREQINAISLLLRLELRGVDVGSRWQEIAAYLYPRLHEHAIAFLDLQYIYALVRAGKDDWATQMLESIQDYAEKALPYARKTWKQVALPAAKGMIAHAQGDWQNAIAQLEPVLPELYSTGGSHAQRDLFEQIYLDALIRASKYHKAVNILEKRHAARNNIPLIQRQLAKTYTHLGRSQQASSQI, encoded by the coding sequence ATGTTGCAAGATTCTCAAGAACTGGAAATCACCACTGATTCATTAGAGGCGGTAACAGCCGTAAATCGCTTTGTTGATGAGTTATTAGGTGTTGGCAATGATGCCCAAGTTATTCTCAAGGCGGTTGAGGCAGATCCAGCTTGTGTGATCGCAAATGCTCAAGTTGTAGCTTTTTACCTGTTTTCGGGTAAAGCTGATGCTTTGAAGTTGGCGACGCCCTATTTGGATGCGGCAAACAAGAATTTAGCACAGGCCAATGAACGAGAAAAGCTATTTGTGAGGGCGATTGACGCTTGGGCTATTCGTGATCTACAACAAGCGATCGCTATTCATCAAACAATTAGCGATCGCTATCCCCGTGATTTAGCTTCGGTGCATATCTGCCAGTACCACCAAAGAAATATCGGCAATAGTCAGGGGTTACTGCAAATTGCCGAAAAAGTTTTCCCCGCTAATCGCGAGAATCCTTATATGTATGGAATTCTGGCTTTTGGTTTAGAAGAATGTCACCGATTAGTAGAAGCAGAAGCAGCAGGACGGCAGGCAGTTGAGATGAAGCGTCATCACCCATGGGCCCATCACGCTGTTGCCCATGTTTTAGAAACTCAAGGTCGCCTAGAAGAGGGAATCGCTTGGATGGAAAGTCTCGCTGACACTTGGGAAAACACCGACCTGGCATTTTACACCCATCTTTGGTGGCATACTGCCCTCTACCACCTAGATGCCGATAATTTTCACCAGGCGGTAGAAATTTATGATCAACATATTTGGGGACGTGCCAATAAAGACGCTGCACGGGAGCAAATCAACGCCATTTCCCTACTGTTAAGGTTGGAGTTGCGCGGGGTAGATGTCGGTTCTCGCTGGCAGGAAATCGCCGCTTATTTATATCCCAGACTTCACGAACACGCGATCGCCTTTCTGGATCTACAATACATCTATGCGCTGGTGCGGGCTGGTAAGGATGACTGGGCGACACAGATGTTAGAGAGCATCCAAGATTACGCCGAAAAAGCTTTACCTTATGCTCGCAAAACTTGGAAACAAGTGGCATTACCTGCGGCTAAGGGGATGATAGCCCATGCTCAAGGTGATTGGCAAAATGCGATCGCTCAACTAGAACCAGTATTGCCCGAATTGTATTCCACCGGTGGTTCCCATGCCCAACGAGATTTATTTGAGCAAATTTATCTTGATGCCCTAATTCGTGCCAGCAAGTATCATAAAGCCGTGAATATCCTTGAAAAGCGTCATGCGGCCCGCAACAACATTCCTCTAATCCAACGGCAATTAGCTAAGACATACACCCACCTAGGCAGAAGCCAGCAAGCATCCTCGCAGATATAA